A window from Variovorax sp. PBL-E5 encodes these proteins:
- a CDS encoding DSD1 family PLP-dependent enzyme gives MQDTLATLDTPAALISLRRMQHNIARMQARADALGVRLRPHVKTTKCAHVVAAQRDAGASGITVSTLKEAEQFFSQGVADILYAVGMAPHRLAHALALRQRGCALQILTDSVEGAQAIVDFGREHEHAFEVLVEIDTDGHRSGIEPEDKRLLEVGRVLHEGGMRLAGVLTHAGSSYELNTPQAIANLAEQERAGCVRAAERLRDAGLPCPVVSVGSTPTALEARSLEGVTELRAGVYVFFDLVMRNVGVCSEEDIALSVLTTVIGHQADKGWAIVDAGWMAMSRDTGTARQQRDYGYGQVCTLDGQPLEGYLLSAANQEHGIVSHEGPVDTDIVSRFPMGTRLRIWPNHACATGAQFPEYHALAEDGSVQTWKRFHGW, from the coding sequence ATGCAAGACACTCTCGCCACTCTGGACACGCCCGCGGCCCTCATTTCGCTGCGGCGGATGCAGCACAACATCGCACGCATGCAGGCACGCGCCGATGCGCTGGGCGTGCGCCTTCGCCCGCACGTCAAGACCACCAAATGCGCCCACGTGGTCGCAGCGCAGCGCGATGCCGGTGCGAGCGGCATCACCGTCTCGACCTTGAAGGAGGCCGAACAGTTTTTCTCGCAAGGCGTCGCCGACATCCTCTATGCCGTCGGCATGGCGCCGCACCGGCTGGCCCATGCGCTGGCCTTGCGCCAGCGAGGCTGCGCGCTTCAGATCCTGACCGACAGCGTCGAAGGCGCGCAGGCCATCGTCGACTTCGGCCGCGAACACGAGCATGCCTTCGAAGTGCTCGTCGAAATCGACACGGATGGCCATCGCTCCGGCATCGAGCCGGAAGACAAGCGTCTGCTGGAAGTGGGCCGCGTGCTGCACGAGGGCGGCATGCGTCTGGCTGGCGTGCTGACGCATGCGGGGTCCAGCTATGAGCTGAACACGCCGCAGGCGATCGCGAACCTGGCCGAGCAGGAGCGCGCCGGCTGCGTGCGGGCCGCAGAGCGGCTGCGCGACGCGGGGCTGCCGTGCCCCGTCGTCTCGGTGGGGTCCACGCCGACGGCGCTGGAGGCCAGATCGCTGGAAGGCGTGACCGAACTGCGCGCCGGCGTCTACGTGTTCTTCGATCTGGTGATGCGCAATGTCGGCGTGTGCAGCGAAGAGGACATCGCGCTGAGCGTGCTCACCACCGTCATCGGTCACCAGGCCGACAAGGGCTGGGCCATCGTCGATGCGGGCTGGATGGCGATGAGCCGCGACACGGGCACGGCCAGGCAGCAACGCGACTACGGCTACGGCCAGGTCTGCACCCTGGATGGACAACCCCTCGAGGGCTATTTGCTGTCGGCCGCCAACCAGGAGCACGGCATCGTCTCGCACGAGGGGCCGGTGGACACGGACATCGTCAGCCGTTTCCCCATGGGGACACGG
- a CDS encoding tripartite tricarboxylate transporter substrate-binding protein, with protein MKLSIRLIAGLAALCATLLTAPAAMAATAFPTHAVTLIVPFPAGGPSDALARAVAQKMGENLGQPIVIENLGGANGVIGLTKAIKANADGYTIAFGGIGTHVANVALYKKLAYDPVADFAPIGPAGAAPMLLLARADLPAGNLREFVAWVAKNKDKASYGSAGVGSISHYGCVLLLSSIGQNVTHIPYKGVAPAANDLMGGQTDFMCDQTTTALPQIAGGRIKAIAVLSKTRLAQLPRTGTATEAGYPLDVRSWNAFFAPRGTPQSVLARLTIALQYAVADTALRQQMEGLGVELPKPADTTPAAVSGLIARGIREDVPALKAKGDYLD; from the coding sequence ATGAAACTCTCGATACGCCTGATCGCCGGCCTTGCGGCCTTGTGTGCCACTTTGTTGACCGCACCGGCCGCCATGGCCGCTACAGCGTTCCCCACCCATGCGGTGACTCTGATCGTTCCGTTCCCGGCCGGCGGCCCCAGCGATGCGCTGGCACGTGCCGTGGCACAGAAGATGGGGGAGAACCTGGGCCAGCCGATCGTCATCGAGAACCTGGGAGGCGCCAACGGTGTCATCGGGCTGACCAAGGCCATCAAGGCCAACGCAGATGGCTACACCATCGCCTTCGGAGGCATCGGCACGCATGTGGCCAACGTCGCCCTCTACAAGAAGCTCGCCTATGACCCTGTTGCGGATTTCGCGCCGATCGGTCCTGCGGGCGCGGCGCCCATGCTGCTCCTGGCCCGTGCCGACCTTCCGGCTGGCAACCTGCGCGAGTTCGTTGCCTGGGTGGCGAAGAACAAGGACAAGGCCTCGTACGGGAGCGCGGGTGTCGGCTCCATCTCGCACTACGGCTGCGTGCTGCTGCTGTCGTCCATCGGTCAGAACGTCACCCACATCCCCTACAAGGGCGTGGCTCCCGCAGCCAACGACCTCATGGGCGGCCAGACCGATTTCATGTGCGACCAGACCACGACCGCGCTGCCGCAGATTGCCGGCGGGCGCATCAAGGCCATCGCCGTTCTGTCGAAGACCCGCCTGGCGCAGTTGCCCCGGACCGGCACGGCAACCGAAGCCGGCTATCCGCTGGATGTGCGCTCCTGGAACGCATTCTTCGCCCCGCGCGGCACGCCGCAGTCCGTGCTGGCCCGGTTGACCATCGCCTTGCAATATGCGGTTGCCGACACCGCGCTGCGCCAACAGATGGAAGGATTGGGCGTCGAGCTGCCGAAGCCCGCCGATACCACGCCCGCCGCCGTCAGCGGCCTCATCGCGCGTGGCATCCGAGAGGACGTACCGGCGCTCAAGGCCAAGGGCGACTACCTCGACTGA
- a CDS encoding HAD family hydrolase, translating into MQDASTAVATGDHYPRAVLFDLLTALLDSWSVWNAAAGSEPLGRRWRAEYLRLTYGCGAYVPYEDLVRQAAATVGLPARAPELLEDHWDELPVWSGATELLRALEPYCKLGVVTNCSRALGARAAARLGIDWDVVVSSEEAGFYKPDPRPYRLALDRLGLAPRDAAFVAGSGYDMFGTASVGLRTYWHNRVGLPRPQGAPLAETESPTLEGALAWLRTFHLAAS; encoded by the coding sequence ATGCAAGATGCCTCCACCGCCGTCGCCACGGGCGACCATTACCCCCGCGCCGTGCTGTTCGATCTGCTCACCGCGCTGCTCGACTCCTGGAGCGTCTGGAACGCTGCTGCGGGCTCCGAACCCCTGGGCCGTCGTTGGCGCGCGGAATACCTGCGGCTGACGTATGGCTGCGGCGCTTACGTGCCCTACGAAGACCTCGTGCGCCAAGCCGCCGCCACCGTGGGGCTGCCCGCACGTGCACCCGAGTTGCTGGAAGACCATTGGGATGAACTGCCTGTCTGGAGCGGGGCGACCGAACTCCTGCGGGCGCTCGAGCCGTACTGCAAGCTGGGCGTGGTGACCAACTGCTCGCGCGCGTTGGGCGCGCGTGCCGCAGCCCGGTTGGGCATCGACTGGGACGTGGTTGTCAGCTCCGAGGAAGCGGGCTTCTACAAGCCGGACCCTCGGCCCTACCGGCTGGCGCTGGATCGGCTGGGCCTGGCGCCACGAGACGCCGCATTCGTTGCCGGGTCGGGCTACGACATGTTCGGCACCGCCAGCGTCGGATTGCGGACTTACTGGCACAACCGCGTGGGGTTGCCGCGTCCCCAGGGCGCACCGCTCGCAGAGACTGAATCGCCCACGCTGGAGGGCGCGCTGGCATGGCTGCGGACCTTCCACCTTGCCGCTTCCTGA
- a CDS encoding LysR family transcriptional regulator — protein sequence MQIEDLRLAAALLRERSLSAAARSLGVTPPALSMRLRKLEATLGLALAHRTARKLQLTSEGERFGREAYELLQKFDSLRESLQSEDKRLTGTLRIAAPFGYGRTHVAPVLSRFSRLHPGLRLQLDLRETPWPDRHDSDAVVHVGTVRDSSWVAHPLAANERWLCASPAYLREHGTPHSPSDLAYHSCICIRENDEDMALWHVRSVGGTRKGETLRITPAFITNDGSVARQWAEDGMGLVLRSQWDAAGAVAAGRLERVMADWTFGAAPVVVLVPTRKGRSARTQAFVSFLVEAASATET from the coding sequence ATGCAGATCGAAGACCTCCGACTGGCCGCCGCGCTGCTGCGCGAACGCTCGCTCAGTGCCGCAGCGCGTTCGCTGGGCGTGACGCCCCCGGCCTTGTCGATGCGGCTGCGCAAGCTGGAAGCGACACTCGGCCTGGCCTTGGCCCATCGCACCGCGCGCAAGTTGCAGTTGACCTCCGAAGGCGAACGGTTCGGCCGCGAGGCGTACGAGCTTCTGCAGAAGTTCGACAGCCTGCGCGAATCCCTGCAGTCCGAGGACAAGCGGCTGACGGGCACGCTGAGAATCGCCGCGCCTTTCGGGTATGGACGCACGCATGTCGCGCCGGTGCTCTCCCGCTTCTCGCGCTTGCACCCCGGCTTGCGCCTGCAACTCGACCTGCGCGAGACCCCCTGGCCGGACCGGCACGATTCCGATGCCGTGGTGCACGTCGGGACGGTCAGGGACTCATCCTGGGTGGCGCATCCCCTGGCAGCCAACGAGCGATGGCTGTGCGCGAGTCCTGCCTATCTCCGCGAGCACGGCACGCCGCACAGCCCTTCGGACCTGGCCTACCACTCGTGCATCTGCATCCGCGAGAACGACGAGGACATGGCGCTGTGGCACGTGCGCTCCGTCGGCGGCACCCGCAAAGGCGAGACCCTTCGCATCACCCCCGCGTTCATCACCAACGATGGCAGCGTGGCGCGGCAGTGGGCAGAGGACGGCATGGGCCTCGTGCTGCGTTCGCAGTGGGATGCGGCTGGGGCGGTCGCGGCCGGGCGCCTGGAGCGCGTGATGGCTGACTGGACCTTCGGTGCCGCTCCGGTGGTGGTGCTCGTGCCGACGCGCAAGGGCCGCAGCGCTCGGACGCAGGCCTTCGTCAGTTTCTTGGTGGAAGCGGCATCGGCGACCGAGACTTGA